CTGCGCGCGCCAGTTCCTCCTCGCTTTGCCGGGCCGCCTCTCCGGAAAGGTAGGCTCGCACCAAGCGGTACCCCTCCGGGGCCCGGTCGTTCCACTTCCGGTCCACCCAGGTGAACCCCCGCACCGCCAGCCCTTCCCGCGCCGCGGCTAGAATGCCGTGCCCTTGCGTGGCGGGAAACTGATCCGCGGGAAACGCGAATGAGACCGTGGCCGCGTCCCCGTACGGGATGCCCCGCAGGGCTTCGGCCGCCCGCGGCGCGACCTCTGCGAGGGCTTTTGCCGCCGCGAATGCCGGCGCGGCGAAGACCACGGCGTCGGCCTCGAGCACCCCGCCCTCCACGTACACGCGCCACACCGTGCCCGTGCGCTCGAGTCGCGTCACCCGCACCCCAAGCGCTAGGTCGGTCTTCTCCAAAGCGTTTCGAAGGGCGGTGACGAGCTCGCCCAGCCCGCCCTTGAGGGAGGCGAACAGGCTGCCCCCCTCACGGCTCGCCTTCCGCTGGCGCATCATGGCGAGCGAACCGCGGATTAAGCTACCGTACTTGTCCTCGAGGGCCTTGAGCTGGGGGAAGGCTGCCAGAGTTGAGAGCTGGTAAGGATCCCCGCCGTAGATGCCGCCCACGAGCGGGGCGGCCAGGTTCTCCCATACCTCGCGCCCAAGCCGCCGGGTAATGAAGGCCCCGAACGGCTCGTCTCCCCGAGGGGCGCGGCGCATCCAAAGGTCGCGTGCCGCCCGTAGCTTGCCGGGCAGCGAGACGAGAGGAGTGCGCAGC
This region of Marinithermus hydrothermalis DSM 14884 genomic DNA includes:
- the hemG gene encoding protoporphyrinogen oxidase — encoded protein: MAVRLVVVGGGLAGLSAAYAAERAAREAGLDLRVALLEASTRLGGKVQTAHSDRFVLEGGPDAVVRYKPWALELMRELGLEERITGTQPAKPAAFIYLRGKAHPIPEGLNVVVPSRLGPLLRTPLVSLPGKLRAARDLWMRRAPRGDEPFGAFITRRLGREVWENLAAPLVGGIYGGDPYQLSTLAAFPQLKALEDKYGSLIRGSLAMMRQRKASREGGSLFASLKGGLGELVTALRNALEKTDLALGVRVTRLERTGTVWRVYVEGGVLEADAVVFAAPAFAAAKALAEVAPRAAEALRGIPYGDAATVSFAFPADQFPATQGHGILAAAREGLAVRGFTWVDRKWNDRAPEGYRLVRAYLSGEAARQSEEELARAALADLRKVVGRSVNPERTWVFRWPRGMPQYTVGHLERVQEIEAALSELPGLYLAGAAYRGVGLPEVIRDGRAAGVSAVTYLTGKTHSSAR